Part of the Sodalinema gerasimenkoae IPPAS B-353 genome is shown below.
GGGGCGATCGCCTCATTGCTGCCGCTCGGGAGCTATTGAGTACGCCCCAGATTCAGGAAATTGTCGCCAGCGTGCGCAATCAGCAACAGCCTCTCTCCATCGAGATGAATCCCTAGTGGATGGGCTGGCTCAGCGATGCTTCGAGGCCCTGAAGTCCCGTCGATGAGGCGAGTTGTACGCTCTACTCATCGACGGGAAGCAGGGCCCGGATGGCATCGACAAACTCCTGGTGATCGACGACAGGTTTAGAAATATAGCCATCGGCGCCACTTTGAGACAAGAAGGTCTCGCGATCGCCGGCCATGGCGTGGGCCGTCACCAAAATAATGGGTAAGTTGGCCGTGGCAGGATCAGACTTAAGAATTTGGGTAATCTTAATCCCATCAACGGATTGCCCTTGATAGACACTGTGGGCCAGAGAAACATCCATCAGGATGATATCCGCATCTCCGGCCTTGGCAATCTCCATCACCTCTTCCACATTTTCGGTGTGTTTGACTGCCATGCCGCCTCGTTTCGTCAAAATCTTTGAGAACACCCGCGCATTAACTAAATCGTCCTCTACAATCAGAACGGTCTTCATCTGCTGTTTTAACCTAAACGTTATTTGACCCTAACGGTGGACATTCGACCTGTTCTCGATCGTACTCCGAAACGCCGAGCAAATCTAGCCAAGGGATGGGGCCCGAGTTCAGTTCGGAGACGAAGACGGAACTAGGAGGACAAACGAGACACACGGTACACTATCCTACGCAATCTGACTTGTACCCAATCATTGTAGCCGATTGCCAGGGCCGACCCATCAGTCAACGCCCTGTTATTCACGCCGCCCTTACGCTTAAATGTTAAAAATGTCGGCGTTTGGGAAACTTCGCACGTCGCTCCCGTTGCACCAACACTGTCAGACCTTAAGGAAACGAACTTCATGGCTAAGCAGTTAAACCTCCTCTCCGGCGGACAAATCGTCCCAACCGCTTTGCACCAGGAGATGCAGCAGTCCTATCTTGAATACGCCATGAGTGTCATCGTGGGGCGGGCGCTTCCGGACGTGCGAGATGGACTCAAACCGGTTCACCGGCGGATTATTTACGCCATGCACGAGCTGGGACTGACCCCAGAACGGCCCTATCGTAAATGCGCTCGTGTGGTTGGGGATGTGTTGGGGAAATATCACCCCCATGGAGATCAATCGGTCTATGATGCCCTGGTGCGCCTCGTTCAGGACTTTTCGAGCCGGTATCCTCTCTTGGCCGGCCATGGGAACTTTGGCTCCATCGATAATGACCCCCCAGCGGCAATGCGGTACACCGAAACCCGTCTGGGGGAACTGGGGAACCAAGCTCTCCTCAGTGAAATTGGCACTGCTACGGTTGACTTTACGGGAAACTTCGATAATTCCCAACAAGAACCGGTGGTGTTGCCGGCCCAACTGCCGATTCTCCTGCTCAACGGCAGTTCCGGGATTGCCGTGGGGATGGCCACCAATATCCCTCCCCATAATTTGGGAGAACTGGTGGATGGCTTGATTGCCCTAATTGATCGCCCCACCCTCTCGGACGATAAACTCTTAGAACTCATCCCCGGCCCCGATTTTCCGACGGGGGGCGAAATCATTGGCATTCAGGGCATTCGTGATGCCTATCTCAAAGGACGGGGCAGCATTACCGTTCGCGGTGTGGTGGGTGTGGAAACGGTGCAAACCGGCAAAACCCGGCGATCGCAGCGGCCGGCCCTGATTGTCAGTGAGTTTCCTTTCCAAGTCAGTAAATCCAGTTGGATTGAAAAACTGGCCCAGTTGGTGAACCAGGGCAAAATTGACGCCATCTCCGATATTCGTGATGAGAGCGATCGCGCTGGGATTCGGGTGGTGATTGAGCTGAAGCGAGAAGCCAGTCCCCAAAAGGTCCTCAAACAAATCTATCGCCTCACGGCCCTGCAAAATACCTTCGGGGTCATTATGTTGTCTTTGGTGGACAATCAACCCCGCCAACTGACTCTGCGAGAAACCCTCCAAGCCTTTCTCGACTTCCGCGAGCAAACCCTCACCCGTCAGTACCAAGACGAACTCGACAAAATTGAAAGCCGTCTCCATCTGTTGTCAGGATTGCTCAAAGCCCTTGATCATCTCGATGCGGTGATTGATATCTTGCGTCATGCCCCCGATGGAACGACCGCCAAAGCCGAGTTTCAGAGCCGTTTGGACTTCAGTGAACAGCAGGCCAACGCCATTTTAGCCATGCCCATGCGTCGTCTGACGGGGATGGAACGGGACAACCTGAAAGGGGAATTTGAGGAACTAAATCAACGTCGTCAAGTGTTGCAGGGGTTGTTGGGCGATCGCCATGAACTGCTGAAATCTCTTAAAAAGGAGTTGCGTCAGCTTAAGCGCAAGTTTGGCGATGAACGCCGCACTCGCATTGTCACCGCCGATGGGACCGTGAAATCCGAGGCGGTTCAGTTTGAAGAGGCGAAAAAGCAACCCCTAAGCGCCTCATTACCCCTCGATCTCAAACCCCAAGCCGAAGCCGCCGTCTTAGAAATTACACAACGGGGCTATGGCCGCCGCCTCCTCCCCAAAAATGTCACCCCCATCGAGGGGGTACCGCCTCAGGGGCAACTCCTGGAGATCACCGAGGACTTTCCCTTACAGCAAATTCCTAGTCAAACCGATCGCGAGTTGTTGATGTTTGTCCGGGATGGCAAAGTTTATTCTGCCCCCATTGGTGAGATTGCCAAACTCAATGGCCGCAACGATCGCGGACAGCCTCTGGTGGGCTTGTTACCCCCGAGCGCTCAAGGAGACCCCGATGCCATTGTGGCTCAGTTTGTGGCGGATGAGGTCTTACAAGAGAAACAAGTGGTCTTCCTGACGCAAGCGGGACGCATTAAACGGTTGCCCTTTGCCGACATGACTAACATTACGGCCCGAGGATTGACGGTCTTGAAGTTTAAGGGAGACGATGGACTCCATGGCATTGAGGTCGCTCAGCCGGGACAACAGGCGATTGTGGCGTCGAGTGGCGGCCGTTTGTTGCGAATGCCGGTGGATGATGAGCAGTTGCCGGTGTTGGGACGAACCGCCCAAGGGTATCAGGCGGTTCGCTTGCGTAAAACCGAAAGCATTGCGGGTTTGAGTATTGTGGAGGACTCCGATGAACTGGTGTTGATTACTGAGCGGGGATACTGTAAACGCTTAGCTGTGACGGAGTTGCGCCTCGGGGAACGGGGGGCGATTGGCACTCAGGGCCTGCGCTTTGCCAATGCCAGCGATCGCCTGCTGGCGATTGTGCGCGCGATTCCTGGGGCCGAGTTGGTGCTACACCTCAATGGCGATCGCCTGCTACGTTTGCCGATGAGTTCTCTGAAATCTCAAGGCAAGGATGGAACGGGCCAGCGTCCTAAACTGATCAAATCTAAAGACACCGTGATCTCTACCCGCATCTGTTTGCCAACTGAGGGAGAATAAGACCAAAGGTCTGAAACTCTAGTGTTGAAGAGGTATTGAGATATGAGTGATTTCATGGACTTCCTACGCCACAAATATGCCTATGTGGCTCAAGGAGAATTTAAACCGGGCTGTTTTGAGGAAGCTAAAGCCTTGTTTGATGAGGCGGTGCGCAATTATCGCGAGGGCTTTGAGGGGGCGTATCTGTTACAAGAACCTGGGACTGATCGCGGCATTGCGGTGGTCTTCTGGGATGATCCAGATGATATGGACAATAATCGCAATGCTAAGGTGGATGAGATTTTAGAAGAGATGTCTCATCTGTTCCTGACGGCGCCCAAAACCGGCTTCTATGAGGTTAGCAGTGAAATTGAGAAGTCGGTTCCCGTGGCCAGTTAACCTCGTCTCTCGCCTGTCGATTTGTCCCTAACTCGGGTAGCTTTGTCCAACGTGCAACGTATTACCGTTGAGTCTGTCCAGATTTGCGATCGCACCCTGACCCTCAATCGCGACCAACACCATTATTTGACGCGGGTGTTGCGGTTACGGGGGGGCGATCGCTTTGTGGCCATGGATGGTTCTGGGCGTTGGTGGGAAACGGAGTTGGTGCAACGCGAGGATGGACAATGGCAGGGAAACCTGTTGCAGGTGCTGGATCTCAATCGGGAGTTACCGGTGAGGGTCACGTTGTTGGCGGGCCTTCCTAAAGGACAAGGGTTTGATGAGGTGGTTCGTCAGACGACGGAGTTGGGGGTGAGTCGTATTATTCCGGTGGTGAGCGATCGCACGCTCCTCAACCCCAGCCCGAATAAGCTGCAACGCTGGCAACGCATCGCTACGGAAGCGGCGGAACAGTCGGAACGACAATGGGTTCCCCCGATTGAGGAACCCCTGTCATTTGCCGGGGCGATCGATGCCGTGGCCGACAGTCGGGCCTATCTCTGTGTGGCTCGGGGAGAGGTTCCTCATTTACAAACCCAGTTACAGCAGCCTCTGAATTTTCCCCCCCCAGATACTGAGGAGATTGCCATCGCCATTGGCCCAGAAGGGGGTTGGACTCCTGAAGAAGTGCAACAGGCTCGACAGGCTCATTGGCAACTGGTGTCCCTCGGGCGGCGTGTTCTGCGAGCCATTACGGCTCCGACTGTGGCCCTGACGATGATTGCGGCTCATTATGAAAGTCATGACCCGTAATGGATTCCCCAGAACCGAACAAGAATCTACTTACCATTGACTTAAATCAAGGTCTTCTTGGGGCGATCGCGCCACAATAGGGATAGTTCCAGAGGACCGCCCCATGACGACTAACACCTTTAATCCTAAAACGGCTCCCGGCCACCAAGTGCTGGCGGCGGCGGGTAAAACCATCCTCCGTCCCGGTGGACAGGCGGCGAGCCGACAGTTATGGACTTGGGCTGAGTTTACCCCTGGGGATACGGTTTTGGAGTTGGCGTCGAGTTTTGGCATGAGTGCGATCGCCCTGGCTCGGGAGTTTGGGGTGAACGTTGTGGGTGTCGAACAAAATTCTGAGAGTGTGCAACGGGCAACGAAGGCGGTACGTGAGGCGGGGTTGAGCGATCGCATTCGTTTTGTTGAGGCCAGTATTTTTAAGCTGGATCAGCTTGAGGAACAGTTTGATTTTGTGCTGGCTGAGGCCATTGTCACCATGCAAGCCCCCGCAGGGAAGGCCAAACTATTTGGGCTGATTCATGATCGTCTCAAACCCGGTGGGGTGTTCCTCTCCCATGAGATGAAAACTACCACCCCTGAAGTGTCCCAGGCCTTGGCGGCGAATTTACGGGTGAATGCTCAACCGCTGACCGCTGAAGCTTGGCAAGAACTGGCTCACAATAACGGTTTCACGGTGCAACAGCAGGCCTCGGGACCAATGGATTTGTTGGATTTGTCCCGTCTGATTCAAGATGAAGGGGTGATGGGAACCGTGAAATTTGCCTCTAATCTGATTCTGCACCCTCAGTTACGCGATCGCATTCTGGAGATGCGTCGGGTGTTTCATCAATACCAGTCCAGTTTAGGCTACTGGCTCATGGCGGCTCAACGCCGTCCTCAATAAACCTAGCAACGTTATTCACTGGAGATTTTTCTCATGGCTACCCTAACCACCGCTGATGTCTGCTTTGACTGCCACGTCTCAGATTTGATTGAATATCGCGATCGCGCGGTTCTCAGTCAAGTCATTCTTAAGGATGCGGTGTCTCAGTACACCCTGTTCTCCCTGGGCAAAGACA
Proteins encoded:
- a CDS encoding response regulator; protein product: MKTVLIVEDDLVNARVFSKILTKRGGMAVKHTENVEEVMEIAKAGDADIILMDVSLAHSVYQGQSVDGIKITQILKSDPATANLPIILVTAHAMAGDRETFLSQSGADGYISKPVVDHQEFVDAIRALLPVDE
- a CDS encoding DNA gyrase/topoisomerase IV subunit A, whose translation is MAKQLNLLSGGQIVPTALHQEMQQSYLEYAMSVIVGRALPDVRDGLKPVHRRIIYAMHELGLTPERPYRKCARVVGDVLGKYHPHGDQSVYDALVRLVQDFSSRYPLLAGHGNFGSIDNDPPAAMRYTETRLGELGNQALLSEIGTATVDFTGNFDNSQQEPVVLPAQLPILLLNGSSGIAVGMATNIPPHNLGELVDGLIALIDRPTLSDDKLLELIPGPDFPTGGEIIGIQGIRDAYLKGRGSITVRGVVGVETVQTGKTRRSQRPALIVSEFPFQVSKSSWIEKLAQLVNQGKIDAISDIRDESDRAGIRVVIELKREASPQKVLKQIYRLTALQNTFGVIMLSLVDNQPRQLTLRETLQAFLDFREQTLTRQYQDELDKIESRLHLLSGLLKALDHLDAVIDILRHAPDGTTAKAEFQSRLDFSEQQANAILAMPMRRLTGMERDNLKGEFEELNQRRQVLQGLLGDRHELLKSLKKELRQLKRKFGDERRTRIVTADGTVKSEAVQFEEAKKQPLSASLPLDLKPQAEAAVLEITQRGYGRRLLPKNVTPIEGVPPQGQLLEITEDFPLQQIPSQTDRELLMFVRDGKVYSAPIGEIAKLNGRNDRGQPLVGLLPPSAQGDPDAIVAQFVADEVLQEKQVVFLTQAGRIKRLPFADMTNITARGLTVLKFKGDDGLHGIEVAQPGQQAIVASSGGRLLRMPVDDEQLPVLGRTAQGYQAVRLRKTESIAGLSIVEDSDELVLITERGYCKRLAVTELRLGERGAIGTQGLRFANASDRLLAIVRAIPGAELVLHLNGDRLLRLPMSSLKSQGKDGTGQRPKLIKSKDTVISTRICLPTEGE
- a CDS encoding antibiotic biosynthesis monooxygenase, coding for MSDFMDFLRHKYAYVAQGEFKPGCFEEAKALFDEAVRNYREGFEGAYLLQEPGTDRGIAVVFWDDPDDMDNNRNAKVDEILEEMSHLFLTAPKTGFYEVSSEIEKSVPVAS
- a CDS encoding 16S rRNA (uracil(1498)-N(3))-methyltransferase; protein product: MQRITVESVQICDRTLTLNRDQHHYLTRVLRLRGGDRFVAMDGSGRWWETELVQREDGQWQGNLLQVLDLNRELPVRVTLLAGLPKGQGFDEVVRQTTELGVSRIIPVVSDRTLLNPSPNKLQRWQRIATEAAEQSERQWVPPIEEPLSFAGAIDAVADSRAYLCVARGEVPHLQTQLQQPLNFPPPDTEEIAIAIGPEGGWTPEEVQQARQAHWQLVSLGRRVLRAITAPTVALTMIAAHYESHDP
- a CDS encoding SAM-dependent methyltransferase, which translates into the protein MTTNTFNPKTAPGHQVLAAAGKTILRPGGQAASRQLWTWAEFTPGDTVLELASSFGMSAIALAREFGVNVVGVEQNSESVQRATKAVREAGLSDRIRFVEASIFKLDQLEEQFDFVLAEAIVTMQAPAGKAKLFGLIHDRLKPGGVFLSHEMKTTTPEVSQALAANLRVNAQPLTAEAWQELAHNNGFTVQQQASGPMDLLDLSRLIQDEGVMGTVKFASNLILHPQLRDRILEMRRVFHQYQSSLGYWLMAAQRRPQ